In a single window of the Patescibacteria group bacterium genome:
- the rbfA gene encoding 30S ribosome-binding factor RbfA — protein sequence MSSYRLAQVNNLIKEVFSEILKKELNLTPGFLVTITKVNVSKDLSQAQIFISVYPSATKEIKNFFEKNIYQLQQMLNKKLKMHPVPKLIIHYDLSEEKAAEIEEVLNKIKNEEKNS from the coding sequence ATGAGTTCTTATCGTTTGGCCCAAGTTAATAATTTAATCAAAGAGGTTTTTTCGGAGATTCTTAAAAAAGAGTTAAATTTAACGCCCGGATTTTTAGTTACAATTACTAAAGTTAATGTTTCAAAAGATTTGTCGCAGGCCCAAATTTTTATAAGTGTTTATCCGAGCGCCACAAAAGAGATAAAAAATTTTTTTGAAAAAAATATTTATCAGCTTCAACAGATGTTGAATAAAAAATTAAAAATGCACCCCGTGCCCAAATTAATCATTCACTATGATTTATCAGAAGAAAAAGCGGCAGAAATAGAGGAAGTATTAAATAAAATTAAAAACGAAGAAAAGAATTCTTGA
- a CDS encoding YvcK family protein produces MTKKRRVVVIGGGTGVFVVLSALKNLPIHLSAIITMADSGGSTGILREEFGILPPGDVRRALIALSHSDNKILAKLFNYRFNESYFLDGHSFGNLFLTALERITGDFQKAILEAGKILNISGEVIPVTLQHCHLLAKLKNGQIIYGEAAIDRRKEKNPSPIKTIWLQPAVKINPLARDAISKADIIIIGPGDLYTSILPNFLVKGVKEAVKKSRAQKIFITNIMTKKGETDNFTTADFIRVFEKFVGRDILDYVLINTRKPDRKRIKKYQEEGSRFVKIVLDKNLLLKYKIIKTDLLRNKGLLRHDPIKLKDALEKIIYSG; encoded by the coding sequence ATGACTAAAAAAAGACGGGTTGTCGTAATTGGTGGGGGTACCGGCGTTTTTGTTGTTTTAAGTGCTTTAAAAAATTTACCCATTCATCTTTCAGCTATTATAACTATGGCTGATTCCGGTGGTTCTACTGGAATTCTGCGAGAAGAATTCGGTATTTTGCCACCAGGGGATGTAAGACGTGCCTTAATAGCTCTTTCTCATTCTGATAATAAAATTTTGGCAAAATTATTTAATTATCGTTTTAACGAAAGTTATTTTTTGGATGGCCATAGTTTTGGTAATTTATTTTTAACGGCCCTCGAGCGGATTACCGGTGATTTTCAAAAGGCAATTTTAGAAGCGGGGAAAATTTTAAATATTTCCGGCGAAGTTATTCCAGTAACACTTCAGCATTGTCATTTGCTAGCCAAATTAAAAAATGGCCAAATTATTTACGGTGAAGCTGCCATTGATCGTCGTAAAGAAAAAAATCCTTCACCCATCAAAACAATTTGGCTTCAGCCAGCGGTAAAGATTAATCCATTGGCTAGAGATGCTATTTCAAAAGCTGATATAATTATTATTGGCCCCGGTGATTTGTATACAAGTATTTTGCCCAATTTTCTTGTTAAGGGCGTAAAAGAGGCAGTTAAAAAAAGCCGAGCACAAAAAATTTTTATTACTAATATTATGACTAAAAAAGGCGAGACTGATAATTTCACAACTGCCGATTTTATTAGAGTGTTTGAGAAATTTGTAGGCAGAGATATCTTAGATTATGTTTTGATTAATACTCGCAAACCAGATAGAAAAAGGATTAAAAAATATCAGGAAGAAGGTTCTCGGTTTGTTAAAATTGTTTTAGATAAAAACCTTTTATTAAAATATAAAATTATTAAAACCGACCTTTTACGCAATAAAGGATTATTGCGTCACGATCCAATTAAATTAAAAGATGCTTTAGAAAAAATTATTTATAGTGGATAG
- a CDS encoding competence protein ComEC family protein, which yields MLKNWLMNLSKKDLPSKFLLLILFFISGVFISSFFNTTNLIGGLTLLLIGLIFCFEEYLFKNKINFAVYLLVFACGFFYFQAYEKYQQNHSSLLLNGQEIQNVKAIISNLPICQYNSTSFEAKLLLPFQEKVLIRTKGSCEEFHYGDKIIFTGKFEEPISYLDFDYKAYLAKSNIYSVINYPQIKIIDKHQGFWLKDFLYQIRISFQKQIDKIFPEPERSFLNGLLLGEKRTLDKDLEVALQKTGTMHLIALSGFNITIITNAVYAFLIVLGIVRPKAFWLVIIFILFFVVLTGTSPSIVRAGIMGGILVLSYRLGKPYQIKNALFFAAFLMILINPKILRFDIGFQLSFAATLGLIYFSPFFNRVFQTEKPSFLNWRQVVATTFSAQLAVLPLLIFRFGYISLISPLVNVLIISLIPYTMLLGFIAVILSYLHTWLGIIVGVFPYLFLYFEILIIKIFSRFSLATINFGGFSEIVFWVVVIFFLLILINKKYVRGKTKSI from the coding sequence ATGCTAAAAAATTGGTTGATGAATCTTTCTAAAAAAGATTTGCCCTCCAAATTTCTTTTATTAATCCTATTTTTTATTAGCGGGGTTTTTATTTCCTCATTTTTTAACACTACTAATTTAATAGGCGGTTTGACTCTTTTGTTAATTGGTTTAATTTTTTGCTTCGAAGAATATTTATTTAAAAATAAAATAAATTTTGCTGTTTATTTATTAGTTTTTGCTTGCGGATTTTTTTATTTTCAAGCATATGAAAAATATCAACAAAACCACTCAAGTTTATTGTTAAATGGCCAAGAAATTCAAAATGTAAAAGCTATTATTTCGAATCTGCCTATTTGCCAATATAATAGCACTTCTTTTGAGGCCAAATTATTGTTGCCTTTCCAAGAAAAAGTTCTAATTAGAACAAAAGGCAGTTGTGAAGAATTTCATTATGGTGATAAAATTATTTTTACAGGAAAATTTGAAGAACCAATTTCTTACTTGGATTTTGATTACAAGGCCTATTTAGCCAAAAGCAATATTTATTCAGTGATTAATTATCCGCAAATTAAAATTATTGATAAACATCAGGGATTTTGGTTAAAAGATTTTTTGTATCAAATCAGAATTTCTTTTCAAAAACAAATTGATAAGATTTTTCCAGAACCAGAAAGAAGTTTTTTGAATGGTTTGCTTTTAGGCGAAAAGAGAACGTTGGATAAAGATTTGGAAGTTGCGCTGCAAAAAACTGGTACGATGCATTTAATTGCCTTGTCGGGATTTAATATTACTATTATTACTAATGCCGTTTATGCTTTTTTAATTGTTTTGGGTATAGTGCGTCCAAAAGCTTTTTGGTTGGTTATAATTTTTATTTTGTTTTTTGTTGTTTTAACTGGCACCTCGCCTTCTATTGTGCGAGCGGGAATTATGGGAGGAATTTTAGTTTTAAGCTATAGATTAGGCAAACCTTATCAAATTAAAAATGCATTGTTTTTTGCGGCTTTTTTAATGATTTTAATAAACCCTAAAATTTTACGTTTTGATATTGGTTTTCAATTATCTTTTGCGGCAACATTAGGATTAATTTATTTTTCTCCATTTTTTAATCGTGTTTTTCAAACCGAAAAACCATCTTTTTTAAATTGGCGTCAAGTAGTTGCAACAACTTTTTCTGCTCAATTAGCTGTTTTGCCGCTGTTAATTTTTCGTTTTGGTTATATTTCGTTAATTTCCCCTCTTGTTAATGTTTTAATAATATCTTTAATTCCTTATACAATGCTTTTGGGATTTATAGCCGTAATTTTATCGTATTTGCATACATGGTTAGGGATTATTGTCGGAGTTTTTCCTTATCTATTTTTATATTTTGAGATTTTAATAATAAAAATTTTTAGCCGTTTTTCTTTGGCTACCATTAATTTTGGAGGATTTTCCGAAATAGTATTTTGGGTGGTTGTGATATTTTTTCTTTTGATATTAATAAATAAAAAATATGTTCGAGGAAAAACAAAAAGTATTTGA
- a CDS encoding MBL fold metallo-hydrolase, translating to MFEEKQKVFEKNLIIAILFLIILDAILWYFILADSRAVEFYFLDVGQGDATLLNFPFSGRILIDSGDGKIIEHSLAKIGGYFKRSVDIWILSHANLDHYGGFLKLINNTEPQIFIYNGFNSDAQSFQELINKLKQKKVPIIILARGDKIKIGDNRFDILWPPPNSNIKDLNDNSLILYFKNFFGTALFLGDVSQKILGQIQNYFNNGLVVDVLKVAHHGSKTSLNKEFLDSVKPKISLIGVGLNNRFNHPHSEVIDFLTKIGSQILRTDINHNIKIIFNKGMEIQTFSF from the coding sequence ATGTTCGAGGAAAAACAAAAAGTATTTGAGAAAAATTTAATAATCGCTATTCTTTTCTTAATAATTTTAGATGCTATTTTATGGTATTTTATTTTAGCTGATTCGCGAGCGGTGGAATTTTATTTTTTAGATGTAGGCCAAGGAGATGCTACATTGCTTAATTTTCCTTTTTCTGGGCGGATACTAATTGATTCAGGCGATGGAAAAATAATAGAACATTCCCTTGCTAAAATCGGCGGCTATTTTAAACGTTCGGTTGATATTTGGATTTTAAGTCATGCGAACCTGGATCATTATGGTGGTTTTTTAAAATTAATTAATAATACTGAACCCCAAATTTTTATTTACAATGGTTTTAATTCGGATGCCCAATCATTTCAAGAATTAATTAATAAGTTAAAACAAAAAAAAGTTCCTATTATAATTCTGGCTAGGGGAGATAAAATAAAAATAGGTGATAATCGATTTGATATTTTGTGGCCACCACCAAATTCAAATATAAAAGATTTAAATGATAATTCTTTAATTTTATATTTTAAAAACTTTTTTGGTACAGCTTTATTTTTAGGAGATGTTTCTCAAAAAATTCTTGGACAAATCCAAAATTATTTTAATAATGGATTGGTTGTTGATGTTTTAAAAGTGGCTCATCATGGTTCAAAAACTAGTTTAAATAAAGAATTTTTAGATTCAGTGAAACCAAAAATTTCTTTAATCGGTGTTGGTTTAAATAATCGTTTTAATCATCCTCATTCTGAAGTTATCGATTTTTTAACAAAAATCGGCTCTCAAATTTTGAGAACCGATATTAACCATAATATCAAGATTATTTTTAATAAAGGTATGGAAATTCAAACCTTTTCTTTTTAA
- a CDS encoding magnesium transporter CorA family protein, whose product MKQEINSKINWIDILSPSQEDLKFLKDKFKLHPILLEELKQPSTRSKIEIYDNLMFIVYYFSNYNENEKTSEAVEVDFLITRDYLITVRYKNYEPIDEIFAELKKELSNQYLNQTPAHLLYYILENGLIFSLRQLTHIQEKIKQIECELFRGEHKSLIEKIAIVKRDILDQRIIARLQHPILESLKLKGLNFFGKNLEIYFNDLLGDYEKLWMSIDNLKETIESLENTNNTFFESRTNEIMKILTIMAFITFPLTLFSSIFSMNTENTPLVSSPYGFWYIVGLMFLFATLFLVIFKKKKWL is encoded by the coding sequence ATGAAACAAGAAATTAATTCTAAAATCAATTGGATTGATATTCTGTCTCCATCACAAGAAGATCTAAAATTTTTAAAAGATAAATTTAAACTTCATCCTATTTTGCTTGAAGAATTAAAACAACCCTCCACGCGTTCTAAAATTGAAATTTATGATAATTTAATGTTTATCGTTTATTATTTTTCAAATTACAACGAAAACGAAAAAACCTCAGAAGCTGTTGAAGTTGATTTTCTAATAACCCGCGACTATTTAATAACAGTACGCTATAAGAACTACGAACCGATCGATGAAATCTTCGCCGAATTAAAAAAGGAGTTATCAAATCAATATCTTAATCAAACCCCCGCTCACTTGCTTTATTATATTTTAGAAAATGGTTTAATTTTTTCTCTTCGCCAATTAACACATATTCAGGAAAAGATTAAACAAATAGAATGCGAATTGTTTAGAGGAGAACATAAGTCATTAATTGAAAAAATTGCCATTGTAAAAAGAGATATTTTGGATCAACGGATTATCGCTCGTCTCCAGCACCCGATTTTGGAATCTTTAAAGCTTAAGGGTTTAAACTTCTTTGGAAAAAACTTGGAAATTTATTTTAATGACCTTTTGGGTGATTATGAAAAATTGTGGATGAGCATTGATAATTTGAAAGAAACAATTGAATCGCTAGAAAACACCAATAACACCTTTTTCGAAAGCCGCACAAATGAAATTATGAAAATTTTAACCATTATGGCCTTCATCACTTTTCCTTTAACTCTTTTTTCGAGTATTTTTAGCATGAATACCGAAAACACCCCCTTAGTTTCTTCCCCTTATGGTTTTTGGTATATTGTTGGTTTAATGTTTTTATTTGCAACGCTATTTTTGGTTATTTTTAAAAAGAAAAAGTGGCTTTAA
- the rpsL gene encoding 30S ribosomal protein S12: MPTINQLIKKGRKRIVYKSKAPALIWGFNYKKNRPVKYPSPFKRGVCLKVFTTTPKKPNSALRKVARVRLTNGIEVTAYIPGIGHNLQEHSVVLVRGGRVKDLPGVRYHIVRGVLDATGVEGRRQQRSKYGAKKPQ; the protein is encoded by the coding sequence ATGCCAACAATCAATCAATTAATTAAAAAAGGACGAAAAAGAATTGTTTATAAAAGTAAAGCACCAGCATTAATCTGGGGTTTTAATTATAAAAAGAATAGGCCTGTGAAATATCCCTCGCCATTCAAACGCGGGGTTTGTTTGAAGGTTTTTACAACCACTCCCAAAAAACCAAATTCCGCCTTGCGTAAAGTAGCGCGTGTTAGATTAACTAATGGTATTGAAGTAACGGCTTATATTCCAGGTATTGGTCATAATTTACAAGAGCATTCGGTTGTATTGGTGCGAGGCGGCCGCGTCAAAGATTTACCAGGCGTTCGTTATCATATTGTTCGTGGTGTTTTGGATGCTACGGGAGTAGAAGGTCGTCGTCAGCAACGTTCTAAATACGGCGCAAAGAAGCCACAATAA
- the rpsG gene encoding 30S ribosomal protein S7 codes for MRKKNPKKRTYEPDLVFNRVECTRFINYLMQRGQKATAEKNFYKAMELIKQKTGKDPLEVFDLALKNASPLVEVKSKRIGGANYQVPQLVKPERQFTLACRWIIQAVRSRRGKSAYEKLAEEIIAASNNEGAAVKKKMDTHRIAEANRAFAHFSW; via the coding sequence ATGCGTAAGAAAAATCCAAAAAAGAGAACATATGAACCAGATTTAGTTTTTAATCGAGTTGAGTGCACCCGATTTATTAATTATTTGATGCAGCGCGGGCAGAAAGCAACGGCTGAAAAAAATTTTTATAAAGCAATGGAATTAATAAAACAGAAGACAGGCAAGGATCCATTGGAAGTTTTTGATCTTGCTTTAAAAAACGCTTCGCCTTTAGTAGAGGTAAAATCCAAACGAATTGGTGGTGCTAATTATCAAGTACCCCAACTGGTTAAACCGGAGCGACAATTTACTTTAGCGTGTCGCTGGATAATTCAGGCAGTGCGTTCACGGCGTGGTAAATCTGCTTATGAAAAATTAGCCGAAGAAATTATTGCTGCCAGCAATAATGAGGGGGCAGCTGTAAAGAAAAAAATGGATACTCATCGTATTGCCGAAGCCAATCGCGCCTTTGCTCATTTTTCATGGTAA
- the fusA gene encoding elongation factor G: MREYSLEKTRDIGIIAHIDAGKTTVSERILYYTGISHKIGEVHEGEAIMDWMEQERERGITITAAATTCFWTQTYKTPEERAKKEFRINLIDTPGHIDFTVEVQRSLRVLDGAVVVFDGVAGVEPQSETVWHQADKFHVPRICFVNKLDRMGASFTRSLQSIRERLNPNAMPVQLNIGLESEFEGIIDLLTMKAFNFTGEKGEFINEMEIPKNLIDEAKKLREELVEKIVETDEELMNRYLEGKEISIEELRKALRKATIESKIVPVFCGSALRNKGVQFLLDGVVDYLPSPLDLPPTKGFDPKSGQEIIRQVSDNEPFTALAFKIATDPFVGNLTYFRVYSGTLKRGSYILNATKGQKERAGRIVRMHANHREEVEEVFAGDIAALVGLKSTTTGDTLCDEEHPIILEKIEFPEPVISMRIEPKTKADQEKMSIALRKLAEEDPTFQVASDQETGETIIKGMGELHLDVLVDRMRREFKVEANTGRPQVAYKETIKAMSEAEGKYIRQSGGRGQYGHVWLRVEPLERGKNFEFVDEIKSGAIPQEFIPAVEKGVKEAAQKGVLAGYPLQDIRVTLYDGSFHEVDSSEFAFKIAASIALQDAVKKANPVLLEPIMKIQVIVPAKFLGEVTGDLNSRRARIEQISDRLDSKVIDAKVPLAEMFGYVTNLRSLTEGRGFITMEFDHYEEVPKNIAEQIIAGRK, encoded by the coding sequence ATGCGAGAATATTCATTAGAAAAAACTAGAGATATCGGAATTATTGCTCATATTGACGCTGGGAAAACAACGGTTTCCGAGCGTATTTTATATTACACTGGTATTTCTCATAAAATTGGCGAAGTTCATGAAGGAGAAGCGATTATGGATTGGATGGAGCAAGAAAGAGAGAGGGGTATTACTATTACCGCTGCGGCAACAACTTGTTTTTGGACTCAGACTTATAAAACTCCAGAAGAGCGAGCAAAGAAAGAATTTCGCATTAATCTTATTGATACGCCTGGTCACATTGATTTTACAGTTGAAGTTCAGCGATCTCTTCGCGTTTTGGATGGGGCGGTTGTTGTTTTTGATGGAGTAGCTGGTGTCGAACCGCAATCAGAAACCGTTTGGCATCAAGCAGATAAATTTCACGTGCCTCGCATTTGTTTTGTTAATAAATTAGATAGAATGGGTGCTAGTTTTACGCGTTCTCTCCAATCTATTCGTGAACGATTGAATCCTAATGCAATGCCAGTTCAATTAAATATTGGATTGGAATCTGAATTTGAAGGAATTATTGATCTTTTAACAATGAAAGCTTTTAATTTCACCGGTGAAAAAGGCGAATTTATTAATGAGATGGAAATCCCCAAAAATTTAATAGATGAAGCTAAAAAATTAAGGGAAGAATTAGTGGAAAAAATTGTTGAAACCGATGAAGAATTGATGAATCGTTATTTAGAAGGCAAAGAAATTTCAATTGAAGAATTAAGAAAGGCGTTAAGAAAAGCGACAATTGAAAGTAAAATTGTGCCAGTTTTTTGTGGTTCGGCTTTGAGAAATAAAGGCGTTCAATTTTTACTTGATGGCGTTGTTGATTATTTGCCGTCACCTTTGGATTTGCCGCCGACGAAAGGCTTTGATCCAAAAAGCGGACAAGAAATTATTAGACAGGTTAGCGATAACGAACCTTTTACTGCTTTAGCTTTTAAAATCGCTACTGATCCATTTGTGGGAAATTTAACTTATTTTCGTGTTTATTCAGGAACTCTTAAGAGGGGCAGTTATATTTTAAATGCTACCAAAGGGCAAAAAGAACGAGCGGGAAGAATTGTTAGAATGCACGCCAATCATCGCGAGGAGGTAGAAGAAGTTTTTGCTGGAGATATTGCCGCACTCGTTGGTTTAAAATCAACCACAACTGGTGATACTTTATGCGACGAAGAACATCCTATTATATTAGAAAAAATTGAATTTCCAGAACCAGTTATTTCAATGCGTATTGAACCAAAAACTAAAGCTGATCAGGAAAAAATGAGTATTGCTTTAAGAAAATTAGCCGAAGAAGATCCTACTTTTCAGGTGGCGAGCGATCAAGAAACAGGCGAGACAATTATCAAAGGAATGGGCGAATTACACTTGGATGTTTTGGTTGATCGCATGCGTCGAGAATTTAAAGTTGAAGCTAATACCGGTCGGCCGCAAGTTGCTTATAAAGAAACTATAAAAGCGATGTCTGAGGCGGAAGGAAAATATATTCGTCAGAGTGGTGGTCGTGGTCAATATGGTCATGTTTGGTTGAGAGTGGAACCTTTAGAACGCGGAAAGAACTTTGAATTTGTAGATGAAATTAAAAGTGGTGCTATTCCGCAAGAATTTATTCCTGCTGTTGAGAAGGGCGTGAAAGAAGCAGCTCAGAAGGGTGTTTTGGCGGGTTATCCATTACAAGACATTCGTGTAACTTTATACGATGGTTCATTCCATGAGGTTGATTCTTCGGAGTTTGCCTTCAAAATTGCCGCTTCCATTGCTTTACAAGATGCTGTAAAAAAAGCAAATCCTGTTTTATTGGAGCCAATCATGAAAATTCAAGTGATTGTTCCTGCTAAATTCTTAGGTGAGGTAACAGGCGATTTGAATTCTCGTCGGGCGCGCATTGAACAAATTTCGGATCGTTTGGATAGTAAGGTAATTGACGCAAAGGTGCCTTTGGCTGAAATGTTTGGTTATGTAACAAACTTGCGTTCTTTAACTGAAGGCCGAGGATTTATTACAATGGAATTTGACCATTACGAAGAAGTGCCGAAAAACATTGCTGAACAAATTATTGCGGGCCGCAAGTAG
- the ileS gene encoding isoleucine--tRNA ligase, producing MQLFPEIEKQIIKFWKENKIFEKSVAKDAPKGDYIFYDGPPFATGTPHYGHLVASLMKDIVPRYFTMKGYRVERRWGWDCHGMPIENIVEEALDLKTKKDIEKIGIDKFNETCRQSVLTYAEEWKKVIERFGRWVDMENPYRTMDLDYMESIWWVFKELWDKGLIYEDYKAMHICPRCETTLSQYEVSEGYLDVEDLAVTVKFELKNEPKTYILAWTTTPWTLIGNVALAIGENIEYVKFEIKNHPSLNGIYIASRNFFEKLKNKFEQENSTIDLEFIEVVPSEKLINQNYIPLFDYYLNKPLNNKERLYTIQSANFVTVEDGTGVVHIAPAFGEEDMMLGKEKQLPFIQHVGLDGRFKEEVVDFKGLPVKPKEAPTSTDQKVIEFLQKKNLVFEVEKYTHSYPHCWRCDSPLLNYATTSLFVKVTEIKPQLLKNAEIINWVPAHLKEGRFGKWLEGARDWAISRQRYWGSVIPLWVCQNCGEKKVVGSIKELEELSGEKVEDLHKHFIDKITLKCEKCGGIMKRIPDVLDCWFESGSMPYAQMHYPFENKEKLEKNFPAEFIAEGVDQTRAWFYYLHVIATALKNSAAFKNVIANGIVLAEDGRKMSKHLKNYTDPLEVLEKYSADAVRYYLTTSQVMKAEDLCFSEKEVDEVYKKVILILLNVLSFYKLYAGKEINKLILPLENVLDIWIVTRLELLKKEMTEAYDTYDLPKANRPIAEFIDDLSTWYVRRSRERFKNGDEKAIATLRYVLMELSKLIAPVMPFLAEHLYQELKGEKESVHLEDWPIVNEQLIDKEVIERMKKTREAVEIGLALRSEAQIKIRQPLKQIQFADEELFNQLYEDLVKDELNVKEIALGPKNWLDTEIPADLEEEGILRELIRRINQLRKEKGLSVDDKDVVLEFKIDNEKLRSVVEKFSEEIKKKCLSSEIKFGEALDGKEFEINDEKIKIALLK from the coding sequence ATGCAGTTATTTCCCGAAATAGAAAAACAAATTATTAAATTTTGGAAAGAAAATAAAATTTTTGAAAAATCTGTTGCTAAAGATGCGCCAAAAGGCGATTATATTTTTTATGATGGACCGCCTTTTGCCACAGGAACACCTCATTACGGACATTTAGTAGCTAGTTTAATGAAAGATATAGTGCCACGTTACTTTACTATGAAAGGATATCGTGTTGAAAGACGTTGGGGTTGGGATTGTCATGGCATGCCAATTGAGAATATTGTTGAAGAAGCTTTAGATTTAAAAACTAAAAAAGATATTGAAAAAATAGGTATTGATAAATTTAATGAAACGTGTCGTCAAAGCGTTTTAACATATGCCGAAGAATGGAAGAAGGTAATTGAAAGATTTGGACGCTGGGTTGATATGGAAAATCCGTATAGAACGATGGACCTTGATTATATGGAAAGTATTTGGTGGGTTTTTAAGGAATTGTGGGATAAGGGATTAATTTACGAAGATTACAAAGCAATGCATATTTGTCCTCGGTGCGAGACCACTTTATCTCAATATGAAGTTTCAGAAGGATATCTTGATGTTGAGGATTTAGCAGTAACAGTAAAATTTGAATTAAAAAACGAACCAAAAACTTATATTTTGGCATGGACGACAACGCCATGGACTTTGATTGGTAATGTAGCTTTGGCTATTGGTGAAAATATTGAATATGTTAAATTTGAGATTAAAAACCACCCTTCTTTAAATGGTATTTATATTGCCTCCAGAAACTTTTTTGAAAAATTAAAAAATAAATTTGAACAGGAAAATTCAACAATTGATTTGGAATTTATTGAAGTAGTTCCTTCTGAAAAATTAATTAATCAAAATTATATCCCCTTATTTGATTACTATCTTAATAAGCCATTAAATAATAAAGAACGTCTTTATACGATTCAATCGGCCAATTTTGTTACAGTAGAAGATGGTACTGGGGTTGTCCACATTGCGCCAGCTTTTGGTGAAGAAGATATGATGTTAGGGAAAGAAAAGCAACTGCCTTTTATTCAGCATGTTGGTTTGGATGGAAGATTTAAAGAGGAGGTAGTTGATTTTAAAGGGTTGCCAGTTAAACCAAAGGAAGCGCCAACTTCTACTGATCAGAAAGTAATTGAATTTTTACAAAAGAAAAATTTAGTTTTTGAAGTAGAAAAATACACTCATAGTTATCCTCATTGTTGGCGTTGTGATTCGCCGTTGTTGAATTATGCAACCACTTCTTTATTTGTGAAGGTAACAGAAATAAAACCACAACTTTTAAAAAATGCTGAAATTATCAATTGGGTGCCAGCACATTTGAAAGAAGGCAGGTTTGGTAAATGGTTGGAAGGCGCTAGAGATTGGGCAATTTCTCGACAAAGATATTGGGGGTCGGTCATTCCTTTGTGGGTATGTCAAAATTGCGGTGAGAAAAAAGTTGTTGGTTCAATTAAAGAATTAGAAGAGCTTTCTGGTGAAAAAGTAGAAGATCTTCATAAGCATTTCATTGATAAAATTACTTTAAAATGCGAAAAGTGTGGCGGTATTATGAAGCGCATACCTGATGTTTTAGATTGTTGGTTTGAATCTGGTTCAATGCCTTATGCTCAAATGCATTATCCATTTGAGAATAAGGAAAAATTGGAGAAGAACTTTCCTGCTGAGTTTATTGCTGAAGGCGTCGATCAAACACGCGCCTGGTTTTATTATCTTCATGTTATAGCCACCGCCTTAAAGAATAGTGCTGCTTTTAAAAACGTAATTGCTAATGGCATTGTTTTGGCTGAAGACGGAAGAAAAATGTCTAAACATCTTAAAAATTATACTGATCCTTTAGAGGTTTTAGAAAAATACAGCGCTGATGCTGTTCGGTATTATTTAACTACTTCGCAAGTAATGAAAGCTGAGGATTTATGTTTTTCAGAGAAAGAAGTTGATGAGGTTTATAAAAAGGTAATTTTGATTTTGTTGAATGTTTTGAGTTTTTATAAGCTTTATGCTGGCAAAGAAATAAATAAATTAATTCTGCCACTTGAGAATGTGTTGGATATTTGGATTGTAACGCGATTAGAGTTGCTAAAGAAAGAAATGACTGAAGCATATGATACTTATGATTTGCCAAAAGCTAATCGACCAATTGCGGAGTTTATTGATGATTTGTCAACATGGTATGTAAGGCGTTCTCGCGAGCGCTTTAAAAATGGCGATGAAAAAGCTATTGCTACCTTGCGTTATGTATTGATGGAATTGTCAAAATTAATTGCTCCAGTTATGCCATTTTTGGCCGAGCATCTTTATCAAGAATTAAAAGGTGAAAAAGAATCGGTGCATTTGGAGGATTGGCCAATAGTAAACGAACAGCTTATTGATAAAGAAGTGATTGAACGAATGAAAAAGACACGTGAGGCAGTTGAAATAGGATTAGCTTTAAGGTCTGAAGCTCAAATTAAAATTCGCCAACCATTAAAACAAATTCAGTTTGCTGATGAGGAGTTGTTTAATCAATTATACGAAGATTTAGTTAAAGATGAGCTGAATGTAAAGGAAATTGCGTTGGGTCCCAAAAATTGGTTAGACACAGAAATTCCAGCCGACTTAGAAGAAGAAGGTATATTGCGAGAGTTAATACGTCGCATTAATCAATTAAGAAAAGAAAAAGGTTTAAGTGTTGATGATAAAGATGTGGTTTTGGAGTTTAAAATAGACAATGAAAAATTGAGGAGCGTTGTTGAAAAATTTAGCGAGGAAATTAAGAAAAAATGTTTGAGTTCAGAGATAAAATTCGGCGAAGCATTAGATGGCAAGGAATTTGAAATTAATGACGAAAAAATCAAAATTGCTTTATTGAAATAA